A window of the Podospora bellae-mahoneyi strain CBS 112042 chromosome 6, whole genome shotgun sequence genome harbors these coding sequences:
- a CDS encoding hypothetical protein (COG:L; EggNog:ENOG503NXH5), with protein MSFLPLSNRTLSFSSQTTVAIRTTAKHAQATRKIHQSIIMSKKRRASPDVSHGRIGRPAPVEFDPWNRPLTPQASNAAEEWRTIRRQIDTIEDADLDSQHVIRLLTLAAEHRREYTRLAAGWKMLDHVLQPKSRTYEPLPLVQHDFLPEPDLYLDPFVDPSRNQAIKDCVSKYQQLKQSLDGFDPRSGAQWPIYELVEAERRRREYNSMVGSHVSVPPHQVPDEVSPQQLSSNSQELQEPIPGPEPVLEERPPLCPEQEAVVKLAEQGRNIFYTGSAGCGKSTVLHEIKRRLEAQGKVVKVIAPTGLVALAINGSTTWTFMGWAPDFNKMPLDKLCGVTKANERVRKALRRVHTLIIDEISMVESNFFVRMDSALRFVRKRDPEEDRHTGPDPASLPFGGIQLIVTGDFCQLPPIKPFKHCVTCGFELSTTKTCANRACHQSQFRLEDQFAFSSAAWQKCNFNYVYLKTIHRQRDEEFRALLEKCRTGIAFSQADIEILMNHKSSTEDAVRLMPTREEVYETNDRAFKKLPDPEFSYKCSDGRHIQENHQYLEYKYALQQNGDDRNHRVINFGDDNHRFERVLKLKKDMSVLLLVNLNLREGLCNGSQGIIVDFESHSVGSLMRTLEGRPGLTYTQKEAIGTFASRNLNSEEPRMIALPVVRFQNGIERTILPECLVNEVGDPAPYSFVWRAQIPLMAGYALTIHKAQGMTLERVVINLENVFEDKQVYVALSRAKTLDGLKIEGDKESVKKVLERALQEDLQVQRFMEKTQWIEFE; from the coding sequence ATGTCATTTCTCCCCTTGTCCAACCGCACactttctttttccagccAGACCACGGTCGCTATCCGAACGACAGCAAAACACGCCCAAGCGACACGCAAGATTCATCAAAGCATCATAAtgagcaagaagagaagagccAGCCCCGATGTAAGTCATGGACGTATTGGTCGACCAGCACCCGTTGAATTTGACCCATGGAATCGTCCCCTTACCCCACAAGCTTCGAATGCGGCAGAGGAATGGCGGACGATCCGCAGGCAGATCGACACTATTGAGGATGCCGACCTGGATTCTCAGCATGTCATTCGTCTTCTGACTCTTGCAGCTGAGCACAGGAGAGAGTACACCCGCTTGGCAGCTGGCTGGAAAATGCTCGATCATGTCCTGCAACCAAAGTCACGGACATATGAGCCTCTTCCTCTGGTTCAACACGATTTTCTCCCGGAACCCGACCTTTACCTAGATCCTTTTGTCGACCCAAGTCGGAACCAGGCCATCAAAGACTGTGTCAGCAAATATCAACAATTAAAACAAAGCCTTGATGGCTTCGACCCCAGGTCCGGGGCACAGTGGCCCATTTACGAGTTGGTCGAGGCGGAGCGCCGGAGACGAGAGTACAACAGTATGGTGGGTTCTCATGTTTCTGTTCCGCCGCATCAAGTGCCCGATGAAGTCTCCCCCCAGCAGCTATCAAGCAATTCTCAAGAGCTGCAAGAGCCAATCCCAGGACCAGAGCCAGTGCTGGAGGAAAGACCTCCCCTGTGCCCGGAACAAGAAGCAGTTGTGAAACTGGCGGAGCAAGGCAGAAACATCTTCTACACCGGATCTGCTGGCTGTGGCAAGTCAACCGTTCTGCACGAGATTAAGCGGCGACTAGAGGCACAAGGGAAAGTGGTCAAAGTCATTGCCCCAACTGGCCTTGTCGCCTTGGCCATCAATGGCTCAACCACCTGGACCTTCATGGGCTGGGCTCCGGACTTTAACAAGATGCCATTGGACAAGCTATGCGGGGTAACAAAGGCCAATGAAAGAGTTCGAAAAGCTCTCCGTCGGGTCCACACTCTCATTATCGACGAGATCAGCATGGTGGAGAGCAACTTTTTTGTGAGAATGGATAGCGCGCTGAGGTTCGTTAGGAAAAGAGACCCCGAAGAAGACCGGCACACGGGGCCAGACCCTGCATCGTTACCATTTGGGGGCATTCAACTTATTGTGACGGGGGACTTTTGCCAGCTTCCACCGATAAAGCCGTTCAAACACTGTGTTACGTGTGGCTTTGAGCTCAGCACGACCAAGACTTGCGCCAATCGAGCCTGCCACCAGAGCCAGTTCAGACTTGAGGACCAGTTCGCATTCTCCAGCGCAGCATGGCAGAAGTGTAACTTCAACTATGTTTACCTCAAGACGATACACCGCCAACGAGACGAAGAATTCAGAGCTTTGCTGGAAAAGTGCCGAACCGGCATTGCCTTCAGCCAAGCCGACATTGAGATTCTAATGAACCATAAGTCCAGTACCGAAGACGCCGTCCGTTTGATGCCGACAAGAGAAGAGGTTTACGAGACAAATGATAGGGCCTTTAAGAAGCTTCCAGACCCGGAGTTCTCGTACAAATGTTCTGATGGTCGCCACATACAAGAAAACCATCAATACCTGGAGTATAAATACGCCCTCCAACAAAATGGGGATGACAGGAACCACAGAGTAATCAACTTTGGAGACGACAATCACCGGTTTGAAAGGGTTCTCAAGCTCAAGAAAGACATGTCAGTTCTGTTGCTCGTCAATCTGAATCTGCGCGAGGGTCTTTGCAACGGTAGCCAGGGCATCATTGTCGACTTCGAATCTCACAGTGTTGGGTCCTTGATGAGAACGCTCGAAGGCAGACCAGGACTCACCTACACTCAGAAAGAAGCAATCGGCACTTTTGCAAGCCGTAACCTGAACTCCGAGGAGCCCCGCATGATCGCGTTGCCCGTGGTTCGCTTCCAGAACGGGATTGAGCGCACCATTCTTCCGGAATGCCTGGTCAACGAGGTGGGGGATCCTGCCCCGTACTCTTTTGTTTGGCGGGCACAGATCCCGCTCATGGCTGGGTATGCCCTTACCATTCACAAGGCGCAGGGCATGACACTGGAGCGTGTCGTTATCAATCTCGAGAACGTTTTTGAGGACAAGCAGGTGTATGTGGCCCTCTCTCGGGCCAAGACTCTTGACGGACTCAAGATCGAGGGTGACAAGGAGTCAGTTAAAAAGGTGTTGGAGAGAGCTTTGCAAGAGGATCTTCAAGTGCAGAGGTTTATGGAGAAGACACAATGGATCGAGTTTGAATGA
- the BEM1 gene encoding bud emergence protein 1 (BUSCO:EOG09261JVS; COG:C; EggNog:ENOG503NU89): MKALRRSIKGEKENKPHISIAPKSAVAIQPPKKVIRALYDYEASNPQELSFSRGDFFHVIGRENDQDWYEACNPALPDARGLVPVAFFQALGRTERDSGQSQPDTARSTNSTKGPDNDSGYGDASTVGTATPAASQRSSKISGKSGAMVYGVVMYDFQAERGDELDAKAGEAIIVIAQSNPEWFVAKPIGRLGGPGLIPVSFVEIRDMASNTPVANPQESVRRAGIPKVEEWKKMAADYKNSSITLGKFDVGGAPIEQGMERMSLQQQPNGRTSQVPAGNYQQPQSPPQQQAQVQPQQAYNAQQPVQQPGYAARQSSEVAAPVSAQIPRYCFAEEKYWFVIEAELEDGRTWELSRYYEDFYDFQIALLTEFPVEAGTTGKKQRTLPYMPGPVNYVTDAITEGRRHNLDAYVKSLLAQPPYISKCDLVKQFFAPREGDYEIDPTAQGEEYRLSGGSQPSSTDSPADGASRQSSRQNLNSNGNGYAGLSAPARQMGGGQPAVSRQVSSLSQPSQSSLSPGIQQPGAQMKVKLSYNGDIIAIKVPQDINFRSLYDRITERLKIPGGEMVQLSYKDEATGDKPPLMSDNDLDIALSRNEKLLLYVE; encoded by the exons atgAAG GCTTTACGGAGGTCCAtcaagggggagaaggagaacaagCCACATATCAGCATTGCTCCAAAATCAGCTGTTGCCATTCAGCCTCCCAAGAAG GTGATCCGAGCACTCTACGATTATGAAGCTTCAAATCCTCAAGAGTTGAGCTTTTCCCGCGGTGACTTCTTCCACGTTATCGGGCGCGAGAACGACCAAGATTGGTATGAGGCCTGCAACCCCGCTCTTCCGGACGCCCGCGGCCTAGTGCCCGTTGCATTCTTCCAAGCTCTTGGACGCACCGAGCGTGATAGTGGCCAGTCCCAACCCGACACGGCCCGCTCAACAAACTCGACAAAAGGCCCGGATAACGATTCCGGCTACGGAGATGCATCCACCGTCGGCACGGCGACACCCGCCGCCAGCCAGCGGAGCTCCAAAATCTCCGGAAAGTCTGGGGCTATGGTGTATGGTGTTGTCATGTACGACTTCCAAGCGGAACGCGGGGACGAGCTGGATGCCAAGGCGGGCGAAGCTATCATTGTGATTGCCCAGTCCAACCCCGAGTGGTTTGTCGCAAAGCCGATTGGGAGACTCGGTGGTCCCGGTCTGATTCCCGTCTCTTTTGTCGAGATCCGAGATATGGCGAGCAACACACCCGTGGCAAACCCTCAAGAGTCTGTTCGCAGGGCGGGCATCcccaaggtggaggagtggaagaagatggcagccGACTACAAAAACTCCAGCATCACGCTTGGCAagtttgatgttggcggcGCGCCAATTGAACAAGGCATGGAGCGCATGAgtctccagcagcaaccgaATGGGCGAACGAGCCAAGTGCCGGCGGGTAACTAT cagcaaccgcagtcaccaccacagcaacaggCGCAAGTGCAACCCCAACAAGCATACAACGCGCAGCAGCCAGTCCAGCAACCAGGCTACGCCGCCCGACAAAGCTCAGAAGTTGCTGCTCCGGTATCCGCTCAGATTCCCAGATACTGTTTCGCCGAGGAAAAGTACTGGTTTGTGATcgaggccgagctggaggacgGACGAACTTGGGAGCTTTCCCGATACTACGAAGATTTCTACGATTTTCAGATTGCGCTCTTGACCGAGTTCCCCGTAGAGGCTGGTACGACCGGGAAGAAGCAGCGCACGTTACCGTACATGCCCGGTCCCGTAAATTACGTCACCGACGCCATCACAGAAGGGAGACGCCACAACCTGGACGCCTACGTCAAGAGTTTGCTCGCACAGCCACCATACATTTCGAAATGCGACCTGGTGAAGCAGTTCTTTGCGCCGCGGGAAGGAGACTATGAGATTGATCCCACAGCGCAAGGAGAGGAATACCGGTTGTCTGGCGGATCCCAGCCATCCTCGACAGACTCGCCAGCGGATGGAGCATCGCGGCAATCATCTCGCCAAAACCTCAACTCAAACGGTAATGGGTACGCTGGCCTTTCCGCGCCGGCACGACAGATGGGAGGTGGTCAGCCAGCAGTAAGCAGACAAGTCTCCTCCCTGTCACAACCCTCGCAATCATCCCTCTCACCAGGCATCCAGCAACCCGGAGCCCAAATGAAGGTCAAACTCAGCTACAACGGagacatcatcgccatcaaggtgccgCAAGATATCAACTTCCGCTCCTTGTACGACAGAATCACCGAAAGACTCAAGATCCCAGGAGGAGAGATGGTCCAGCTGTCATACAAGGATGAGGCCACGGGTGACAAGCCACCGCTGATGAGCGACAATGATCTGGACATTGCTCTGAGTCGAAACGAGAAGCTGCTGCTCTATGTTGAATAG
- a CDS encoding hypothetical protein (EggNog:ENOG503PE3A), producing the protein MVRSHLLHIPGELRNYISKEYLGADHEDGDEYIYDFEANKLRTADNKPIDLRLMCTCKLIVIAQEIYGLPLRLFTVTSTTLYSETLRTRAACWAYFNAQFHNCIGWPSVCEALDRETVRQVVGEHSILLHRCVTTCQAMSAL; encoded by the coding sequence ATGGTTCGGTCACACCTCTTGCACATACCCGGCGAGTTACGCAATTACATCTCCAAGGAGTATCTTGGCGCCGATCAcgaagatggcgatgagTACATCTATGACTTTGAGGCAAACAAACTGAGGACAGCCGACAACAAGCCGATCGATCTCAGGCTGATGTGCACGTGCAAACTCATTGTTATCGCCCAGGAAATATACGGCCTTCCCCTGCGCCTTTTCACTGTCACGTCCACAACGCTTTACTCGGAAACCCTTCGCACCAGAGCCGCATGCTGGGCTTACTTCAATGCACAGTTCCACAACTGTATCGGTTGGCCTTCGGTATGTGAGGCCTTGGACAGGGAGACGGTTCGCCAGGTGGTAGGAGAACACTCGATCCTTCTTCATAGGTGTGTTACAACCTGCCAAGCCATGTCAGCGTTGTAA
- a CDS encoding hypothetical protein (COG:B; COG:D; EggNog:ENOG503P15X), which yields MSAMKPDVPLESMDQIGSTPGSATRERHSLTLDQRRALRRWANSQPVRPSHKACIDWFASQYQQTISQSTVSHSLSPKYARLDGDPQLSGSRLRFGNWPDVEKLVLLWHQQMLANGRQPSNEELADKAKTIYHQLPRYKDEPAPEFSPGWIHRFKKRYGLLVRRQRRPTSSEGGNPAPGTTTLQNLGDDIPYLAENLPRYLNVNADLPPVTVMEYLQRFLGVMTTLEVCERVKEEVLRRQHNPSPDGGPGTPNNNPMGGNAENTGIFHSEEDPEVVLQNALRVYQQQEENNVSGAANLAGVTPDHQQPQSGGDRTVDNGLPALGAIANQAYAQHAMNAAGLTTPNPGTRNASVGPRAQPQQAPPAQPQFAPNTPQQVQPQQVQPQQQTPQQPQTANGGGNAGGGAQQGEELTLTPIPSGAPVSVVENPVRCPFCLNKRMLRTIKEAVEHMSSHVVV from the coding sequence ATGTCGGCCATGAAGCCTGACGTGCCCCTCGAGTCCATGGACCAGATCGGGTCAACCCCCGGCTCGGCCACGCGAGAGCgccactccctcaccctcgaccAGCGACGCGCCCTCCGCCGATGGGCCAACTCGCAGCCTGTCCGCCCCAGCCATAAGGCCTGCATTGACTGGTTTGCCAGCCAGTACCAGCAAACCATCTCTCAGTCTACCGTCTcacactccctctcccccaagtATGCCCGTCTCGACGGCGACCCCCAGCTCTCGGGTTCCCGTCTGCGCTTTGGCAACTGGCCCGACGTCGAGAAACTTGTTCTCCTCTGGCACCAGCAAATGCTCGCCAATGGCCGCCAGCCCTCCAATGAAGAGCTCGCCGACAAAGCCAAGACAATCTaccaccagctcccccgATACAAGGACGAACCCGCGCCCGAGTTCTCCCCCGGATGGATCCACCGCTTCAAGAAACGTTACGGCCTCCTAGTTAGACGCCAGCGTCGCCCAACTAGCAGCGAAGGCGGCAATCCAGCCCCCGGGACCACAACTCTCCAAAACCTCGGCGACGACATCCCCTACCTCGCCGAGAACCTTCCTCGTTACCTCAACGTGAACGCCGACCTTCCCCCAGTGACGGTTATGGAATACCTCCAACGTTTCCTCGGCGTAATGACCACTCTGGAAGTATGCGAGCGCGTCAAAGAGGAGGTCCTCCGCCGTCAACACAACCCTTCCCCCGACGGCGGGCCGGGAACACCAAACAACAATCCCATGGGTGGCAATGCAGAAAACACGGGAATTTTCCACTCAGAAGAAGACCCAGAAGTCGTGCTTCAGAATGCACTCCGTGTCTATCAGCAACAGGAGGAGAACAACGTCAGCGGcgccgccaacctcgccggAGTCACCCCtgaccatcaacaaccccaaagcGGCGGCGATCGCACCGTTGACAACGGCTTACCTGCCCTAGGCGCGATAGCCAACCAAGCCTACGCCCAGCACGCCATGAACGCAGCTGGCCTGACGACCCCCAACCCGGGAACTCGCAACGCGAGCGTCGGACCGAGGGCACAACCGCAACAGGCTCCTCCGGCGCAACCGCAGTTTGCGCCGAATACACCGCAGCAAGTCCAACCGCAGCAAGTccaaccgcagcagcagacacCGCAACAACCTCAGACTGCTAATGGCGGTGGGaacgctggtggtggtgcacaGCAAGGGGAAGAACTGACGCTCACACCGATCCCTAGCGGGGCGCCggtgtcggtggtggagaaccCTGTCAGGTGTCCGTTTTGTCTGAACAAGAGGATGCTGAGGACGAtcaaggaggcggtggagcaTATGAGCAGtcatgttgttgtttga
- a CDS encoding hypothetical protein (EggNog:ENOG503P6PC) encodes MMTSPHQPTQLNPYYVTTFGPQTTGKQQRPPHTYITFFRPLHSIDFFPSNFQSYFHLNTTSLEPPQSKPPTKMNPSGLGSSGKVPQNSHTGAKATGGKVGSVTTGATAGLGEDKPKVFDSEGAIGKQFTEDGVIGSIGQNIGGPLHSEGMIGKQFTDKGAIGGTVQDVLGGTKKRSN; translated from the exons ATGATGacatcaccacaccaacccacccagcTCAACCCCTATTATGTCACCACTTTTGGACCCCAAACAACAGGTAAGCAACAACGGCCACCACATACCTATATAACATTCTTTCGTCCCCTTCACAGCATTGATTTTTTTCCCTCCAATTTTCAATCATATTTCCATCTCAACACAACATCACTTGAACCCCCGcaatcaaaaccaccaacaaaaatGAACCCCTCCGGCCTCGGCTCCTCAGGCAAAGTCCCCCAAAACTCCCACACAGGCGCCAAAGCCACCGGCGGAAAGGTCGGCTCCGTCACCACAGGCGCAACAGCAGGGTTGGGTGAGGACAAGCCCAAGGTTTTTGATTCCGAGGGCGCAATTGGGAAGCAATTTACCG AGGACGGCGTTATCGGGAGCATTGGTCAAAACATTGGTGGACCGCTGCATAGCGAGGGGATGATTGGGAAGCAGTTTACTGATAAGGGCGCTATTGGGGGTACCGTGCAGGATGTTCTTGgggggacgaagaagaggtcgaattag
- a CDS encoding hypothetical protein (EggNog:ENOG503NVGE; COG:K; BUSCO:EOG092625AX), translating into MMPTWPTASPPQGVPPSTAYAATYSAPAFTPVQVRQTFGQSYSAPQASYPTTHPYGPAQSPPPAPANHQPTAASPPTADEQPRKKVQWPDSVRSYVQRSFFPANMDPTVSKEEMEAKLKETIMRASEDNLLYSIVWETMPLPQQIIKQEREQRAKAMAYPAQAQTPYSNAPMPISKKRKSADLEDVANLSITPPWRTGQGARLEDRVTFSKDKRQATEESSDNTSKLNKYEKRQKRFNGGYVSTYRSPSPPPGDGPVVGTCEKLEKSYLRLTAPPKPENVRPPRVLKNTLELLKKKWKKDSNYAYICDQFKSMRQDLTVQRVRDDFTVEVYEIHARIALEKGDLGEYNQCQTQLKALYKLGLKGKANEFKAYRILYFIHTANRTDLNSVLADLTPAEKKDKAIKHALDVRSSLALGNYHRFFQLYNETPNMGAYLMDMFVGRERLAALCNICKAYKPDVPLRFVTEELYFESDMEAAQFIIDNGGQDLLQEKEDGTIVILTGKAGQTFESHKAKAFARVDIKGQI; encoded by the exons ATGATGCCGACGTGGCCAACCGCATCTCCGCCCCAGGGCGTTCCGCCCTCAACTGCCTACGCAGCAACCTATTCAG CTCCTGCTTTCACCCCAGTCCAGGTCCGACAAACCTTCGGCCAGTCCTATTCCGCCCCACAAGCCTCCTATCCCACCACACATCCCTACGGCCCAGCccaatcccctccacctgcccCAGCTAATCACCAGCCGAccgctgcttctcctcccacaGCTGATGAACAGCCCAGGAAGAAGGTTCAATGGCCTGATTCCGTCCGCTCCTACGTCCAGCGCTCTTTTTTCCCTGCCAACATGGATCCTACCGTCTCGAAAGAAGAAATGGaggccaagctcaaggaaACCATCATGCGCGCCAGCGAGGACAACCTTCTGTATTCCATCGTGTGGGAGACGATGCCGCTGCCCCAACAAATAATCAAGCAGGAGCGTGAACAACGTGCCAAGGCCATGGCCTATCCCGCTCAAGCACAAACGCCCTACTCCAACGCGCCAATGCCCATctccaagaagaggaagtcCGCCGACTTGGAAGATGTCGCCAATCTCAGTATCACCCCACCATGGAGGACAGGCCAAGGCGCCCGCCTCGAGGATCGTGTCACTTTTTCCAAGGATAAACGCCAAGCTACCGAGGAGAGCTCCGATAACACGAGTAAGTTGAACAAGTACGAGAAGCGCCAAAAGCGCTTCAACGGGGGCTACGTATCGACATATCGTTCCCCAAGCCCTCCACCCGGCGATGGGCCCGTCGTGGGGACGTGCGAAAAGCTTGAGAAGAGCTATCTGCGCTTGACTGCTCCTCCCAAGCCTGAGAACGTGCGTCCGCCTCGGGTGTTGAAGAACACGCTGgagctgctgaagaagaagtggaagaaggattCGAACTACGCATACATTTGTGATCAGTTCAAGTCCATGCGCCAGGATCTGACTGTGCAACGCGTGAGGGATGATTTTACTGTCGAGGTGTACGAAATACATGCTCGCATTGctttggaaaagggggatcTCGGTGAGTATAATCAGTGCCAGACTCAGCTCAAGGCACTGTACAAGTTGGGCCTCAAAGGCAAGGCCAACGAGTTCAAGGCCTATCGGATTCTTTACTTCATTCACACAGCCAACCGCACAGACTTGAATAGCGTTTTGGCAGATCTAACCCcagcagaaaagaaagacaagGCGATCAAGCACGCCTTGGACGTGCGGTCCTCCCTGGCCCTGGGGAACTACCATCGGTTCTTCCAGTTGTACAACGAGACCCCAAACATGGGTGCATACCTCATGGATATGTTTGTCGGCCGGGAGCGTCTTGCTGCCCTGTGCAACATTTGCAAGGC ATACAAGCCTGACGTGCCATTGCGATTTGTTACCGAGGAACTCTATTTTGAGTCCGACATGGAAGCCGCCCAGTTCATCATTGATAACGGCGGCCAGGATTTGCTCCAAGAAAAGGAGGACGGCACCATTGTCATCCTCACTggcaaggctggccagaCATTCGAAAGCCACAAAGCGAAAGCCTTCGCCCGCGTCGACATCAAGGGCCAAATCTAG
- the VPS36 gene encoding Vacuolar protein-sorting-associated protein 36 (COG:U; BUSCO:EOG09262LQT; EggNog:ENOG503P0KE), whose protein sequence is MFLKHIDLTTALRPSYLPDEDLLFVQDNVGLYEGKFKLPNQQNGQVYLTSHRICYVDKAEPRKYSVALDLKDVERYEFYAGFFKSSPKITLIPKATKRAPLQQRSPAHVSIPSRSGNSSPAHRQEGVLRVSPVEPTPVSAATWVCTICSFSNPVPSNFDPTAANAHTPLPPCLACGIKPTLTHVLKAAISNASTRGPSSPALQTPLPVRPKQISDLTSPQSPGLTAPPRSSDPDASFHCPRCTFANHPSLLSCEICGASLITHDIPASLTQSPRTNTESPGPFLNSTAPAPVGLESPENVKLSFRHGGEKIFYERLKSCMTQRKWLLQNAPPIPKSSRSDGTNGGSGTAGSSEPERQRPKIGGIAGLERQTQAMRKNNELVIGNAFEDLEALMASAKEIVALAESFAKQVRGAGGSSASENALLAESASQLGLITTKDIVGSNGGDSLYLSELARTLAEFLTDDRRGVLRKAGGVISLVDLWAMFNRARGGVELVSPADFEKAAKLWEKLELPVRLRVFKSGVKVVQSKDRTDESTIKALLAWMKDLHEFPPEKEVSWDWHEFGRGVTARDVAERFGWSIGVAEEELEMAEEKGVLCREEGIEGLKFWENFIDTGEGKGYKDEATLKAELTLKMLRESGFI, encoded by the exons ATGTTCTTAAAGCACATCGACTTGACAACCGCACTGCGGCCTTCGTACCTGCCCGATGAAGACCTGCTTTTTGTGCAAGACAATGTGGGGTTGTATGAGGG CAAGTTCAAACTCCCGAATCAGCAAAATGGCCAAGTCTACTTGACATCGCATCGGATATGCTACGTCGACAAGGCAGAGCCAAGAAAGTACTCGGTTGCGCTGGACCTGAAAGATGTGGAGCGCTATGAGTTCTAT GCTGGCTTTTTCAAGTCCTCTCCGAAGATCACCCTGATACCCAAAGCAACAAAGCGTGCGCCCCTTCAACAGCGCTCTCCAGCTCATGTCTCTATTCCTTCCCGGAGCGGCAATTCCTCGCCAGCCCATCGCCAAGAGGGCGTCCTCCGGGTATCACCGGTTGAGCCTACGCCCGTGAGCGCAGCTACCTGGGTCTGCACCATCTGCAGCTTCTCAAACCCTGTCCCGTCCAACTTTGACCCTACTGCCGCCAACGCTCACACACCTTTGCCTCCGTGTTTGGCATGCGGCATTAAgccaaccctaacccatgTTCTGAAAGCCGCAATCAGCAATGCATCAACCCGTGGACCATCGAGTCCGGCTCTCCAAACGCCGCTACCCGTGAGGCCGAAGCAAATCTCTGACCTAACCTCACCACAGTCTCCAGGCCTCACAGCACCCCCCCGAAGTTCAGATCCCGATGCCTCCTTCCACTGCCCACGATGTACCTTTGCCAACCATCCCTCTCTCCTATCCTGCGAAATATGCGGCGCCTCACTCATCACCCACGACATCCCAGCCAGTCTCACTCAGAGCCCCCGAACCAACACGGAATCTCCCGGCCCcttcctcaactccaccgcccccgccccaGTTGGCCTGGAAAGCCCAGAGAACGTCAAGCTTTCTTTCCgccatggtggtgagaagatATTCTATGAACGTCTCAAAAGCTGCATGACGCAGCGGAAATGGCTTCTCCAGAACgcgccccccatccccaagtCATCTCGCTCCGATGGCACCAACGGTGGTTCTGGTACTGCCGGATCATCAGAACCGGAGAGACAACGGCCCAAGATTGGTGGTATTGCCGGCCTGGAGCGGCAAACTCAGGCGATGCGCAAGAATAACGAGCTCGTCATTGGAAACGCCTTCGAAGACTTGGAAGCGCTCATGGCATCGGCGAAGGAGATTGTAGCTTTGGCGGAAAGTTTCGCGAAGCAAGTCAGGGGCGCTGGGGGCTCGTCCGCGAGTGAGAATGCTCTGTTGGCCGAGTCGGCAAGTCAGCTTGGGTTAATCACCACGAAGGATATTGTTGGGAGTAATGGGGGCGACTCTTTGTATCTGAGTGAGTTGGCAAGGACGTTGGCCGAGTTTTTGACGGATGACAGGAGGGGGGTCTTGAGAAAGGCCGGGGGAGTAATCTCACTTGTGGATCTATGGGCTATGTTCAACCGAGCCCGAGGCGGAGTCGAACTGGTTAGTCCTGCGGACTTTGAGAAAGCAGCGAAACTATGGGAGAAATTGGAGTTGCCGGTTAGACTGAGGGTGTTTAAATCAGGGGTGAAGGTTGTACAGAGCAAGGATAGGACGGACGAGTCGACGATCAAGGCGTTACTGGCTTGGATGAAGGATTTGCATGAGTTTCCTCCTGAGAAGGAGGTGTCGTGGGATTGGCAtgagtttgggaggggggttacTGCGAGAGATGTGGCGGAGAGATTTGGGTGGAGTATTGGTGTTGCCGAGGAAgagttggagatggcggAGGAAAAAGGGGTGCTTTGTCGGGAGGAAGGGATAGAGGGGTTGAAGTTTTGGGAGAATTTTATTGACACgggggaaggaaaggggtaTAAAGACGAGGCGACGCTGAAGGCGGAGTTGACGCTCAAAATGTTGAGGGAGAGTGGGTTTATTTGA